In uncultured Cohaesibacter sp., a genomic segment contains:
- a CDS encoding extracellular solute-binding protein, which produces MLKKLLMSATVLLASAQLTTAADLSSMSWDEIVAQAKEEGELTWYVWYFQDDFRREVKAFEDAYGIKVTIPVTTLDGNTEKLMAERGREKGDIDAFGWDWDLLQTVTPADLFYSLDMLPADGNRVSSLSGHDSGGYALAFWGNQTGIAYDPGKVAEKDLPQTPEDFATFWQKNPGKFGFNYENGGSGPSFYQNILRVVSGTDFTDGSDSAEHLAQLQPGIDFFNKYAEDYVITVSNADSITRVSDGELWMAPAWEDHLAGLQKRGEVRKEIKFYIPEMGMNGGGNAIAIPKNAPHPAAAAVFVNWLTSAETQSMLNRNFGSAPMNKAADDSYALVPNAQRQYRTPWGAQPFRSEVEAYFIENVVQAR; this is translated from the coding sequence ATGCTCAAGAAACTACTCATGTCAGCCACCGTGCTGCTTGCATCGGCTCAACTGACAACTGCAGCAGATCTGAGTTCCATGTCGTGGGACGAAATCGTTGCACAGGCAAAGGAAGAGGGAGAACTGACCTGGTATGTCTGGTATTTCCAGGATGACTTCCGGCGCGAGGTCAAGGCGTTCGAAGATGCCTATGGCATCAAGGTGACTATCCCGGTCACGACGCTTGATGGCAACACCGAGAAGCTGATGGCAGAGCGGGGCCGTGAAAAAGGTGACATCGATGCCTTTGGCTGGGATTGGGACCTCCTGCAAACCGTCACGCCAGCCGATTTGTTCTACTCGCTAGACATGTTGCCCGCAGATGGAAACCGGGTGTCATCCCTGTCTGGACATGACAGTGGCGGTTATGCTCTGGCCTTCTGGGGCAACCAGACCGGCATCGCCTATGATCCGGGTAAAGTGGCCGAGAAGGACTTGCCGCAAACGCCAGAAGATTTTGCCACTTTCTGGCAGAAAAATCCCGGCAAGTTCGGCTTCAATTATGAGAATGGCGGCTCCGGCCCATCCTTCTACCAGAATATCCTCAGGGTCGTGTCCGGTACCGACTTCACAGATGGGTCGGACAGCGCCGAACATCTCGCCCAATTGCAACCGGGCATCGATTTCTTCAACAAATATGCCGAGGATTATGTGATCACGGTGTCGAACGCGGATTCGATCACCCGGGTCTCGGATGGCGAATTGTGGATGGCTCCGGCCTGGGAGGATCATCTCGCCGGTCTTCAGAAGCGCGGCGAAGTGCGCAAGGAGATCAAGTTCTACATTCCCGAAATGGGCATGAATGGTGGTGGCAACGCAATCGCCATTCCAAAGAACGCACCACATCCGGCGGCCGCTGCCGTGTTCGTCAATTGGCTGACCTCGGCTGAAACCCAGTCGATGCTCAACCGCAATTTTGGCAGTGCACCGATGAACAAAGCCGCCGATGACAGCTATGCTCTCGTTCCGAACGCGCAGCGTCAGTATCGGACACCATGGGGCGCCCAACCTTTCCGCAGCGAAGTCGAAGCCTATTTCATCGAGAATGTCGTGCAGGCACGTTAA
- a CDS encoding ABC transporter permease subunit translates to MSQSRINRILMGLVIAVSIIWLVIPFSMAILWSLVDPSEPWTAGTLLPPAMSFHRWVDMWQNSSLKSALITSYTLAPSTAVVAFLLALPTSFALGRIEFPGREIAKTLCLLPLVVPPFITSVFFSALLFQIGLASWRMGAIVFAHSIIFLPYAIRILTVCFEQVRQDHVDAARDLGASHWARFKVAYLPPLRPGIFATLLIVFIQSIEEFAIAFIVGSPDVVTIPTLLYSALGQDFVRPNAAVLSLILVVPNVLLMLILERLLKSANPSLSSGKG, encoded by the coding sequence ATGAGCCAATCCCGCATCAATCGTATTCTCATGGGGCTGGTGATTGCCGTATCCATCATCTGGCTGGTTATTCCCTTTTCCATGGCGATCCTCTGGTCTCTGGTGGATCCGTCCGAACCGTGGACCGCAGGCACCCTGCTTCCCCCCGCGATGTCTTTTCATCGCTGGGTCGACATGTGGCAGAATTCCTCGCTCAAATCTGCGCTGATCACGTCTTACACGCTTGCTCCATCAACGGCGGTCGTCGCCTTTCTGCTGGCTCTTCCGACATCCTTTGCTCTTGGGAGGATCGAATTTCCCGGGCGCGAGATTGCCAAAACACTCTGCCTGCTGCCACTTGTGGTACCGCCTTTCATCACCTCGGTCTTTTTTTCCGCCCTGCTCTTCCAGATCGGTCTTGCCAGTTGGCGCATGGGGGCCATCGTCTTTGCCCATTCCATCATTTTCCTGCCCTACGCGATCCGTATCCTGACGGTTTGCTTCGAGCAGGTGCGGCAGGATCATGTCGACGCTGCACGGGATCTGGGCGCGAGCCATTGGGCACGCTTCAAGGTGGCCTATCTGCCTCCCTTGCGGCCGGGCATCTTTGCAACGCTGCTGATTGTCTTCATCCAGTCCATCGAGGAATTCGCCATCGCCTTCATCGTCGGCTCCCCGGATGTCGTTACCATCCCCACATTGCTCTACTCCGCGCTCGGGCAGGATTTCGTTCGCCCCAACGCAGCCGTTCTGTCACTCATTCTCGTCGTTCCAAACGTGCTCCTGATGCTCATTCTGGAACGGCTTCTGAAGTCCGCCAATCCGTCTCTGTCTTCCGGCAAGGGATAG
- a CDS encoding ABC transporter permease — MTLRRWLLVILLLLPGLGLILWLMGTVVYIAVAQSFGLYAINGESELTLAFWTNLFGRKIFARSIQYSIYIGVLSAFLSVALAYPLAIWLRKPFPGSMMIGAILKAPMLVHGLVAAFLFINIIAYHGLFNQFMMWLGIWDSPHRLQNDRNAIGVLILQTWKQMPFALLLLTGAVQGISDDVLDAARDLGAGSWDRFRKVIAPLTVSGMQAAMVIIFIGALADFSFQTIAGPINRQSLSQLMVSFKGRGDWNSAAVVGVSMIVIALVGSAILAFVSRLILKGGSK, encoded by the coding sequence ATGACACTGCGCCGCTGGCTTCTGGTCATCCTTTTGTTGCTTCCTGGCTTGGGCCTTATTCTGTGGCTGATGGGTACCGTTGTTTACATTGCTGTCGCGCAGTCCTTCGGGCTTTATGCCATCAACGGCGAAAGCGAACTGACTCTTGCTTTCTGGACCAACCTCTTTGGTCGCAAGATTTTCGCGAGATCAATCCAATACTCTATCTATATCGGCGTATTGAGTGCCTTCTTGTCGGTTGCTCTCGCCTATCCCCTCGCCATATGGCTGCGCAAGCCTTTTCCGGGCTCCATGATGATAGGGGCCATTCTCAAGGCTCCCATGCTCGTGCATGGCCTCGTGGCAGCCTTTCTGTTCATCAATATCATCGCCTATCATGGCTTGTTTAACCAGTTCATGATGTGGTTGGGCATCTGGGACAGTCCACACAGGCTCCAAAACGATCGCAACGCGATCGGAGTGCTTATCCTGCAAACATGGAAGCAGATGCCTTTCGCTCTGCTCCTGCTGACCGGAGCGGTTCAGGGAATTTCGGATGATGTTCTGGATGCCGCGCGTGACCTGGGGGCAGGGTCCTGGGATCGCTTCCGCAAGGTGATTGCGCCGCTGACGGTGTCAGGCATGCAGGCCGCCATGGTCATCATCTTCATCGGCGCATTGGCAGACTTCAGCTTTCAAACCATTGCCGGCCCCATCAATCGACAATCCCTTTCGCAGCTCATGGTGAGCTTCAAAGGGCGGGGTGACTGGAACTCTGCTGCTGTGGTAGGCGTGTCGATGATCGTCATTGCCCTCGTTGGGTCGGCTATTCTTGCTTTCGTCTCTCGCCTCATTCTCAAGGGAGGCAGCAAATGA
- a CDS encoding ABC transporter ATP-binding protein, whose product MIAISLRDLSKSFGTFKALSELSLDVESGEFLTLLGPSGCGKTTLLKLISGFLDPTSGSISIDGKDVTNVPPEARDTALCFQSYALFPHLSVRANLEFGLRQKKLPAKEREERVADVAAKLDLEKQMDRLPNQLSGGQQQRVSLGRALVMRPSVILFDEPLSNLDAKLRDQVRIEIRRIQKEYGLTAIYVTHDQAEALAMSDRIVVLNEGRMEQIDTPETIYSRPRTGFVADFIGDANVVEGVVGKMLKAGQWEVSTPVGPVVLESDWLDKDRPLCLGWRPEKVVLGEGSLTGIVQNRAFQGHYTDLMINTDGYVHRVQVTESSAKEGDAVQFNIPTEHIIILEAGS is encoded by the coding sequence ATGATTGCCATCAGCCTGCGCGACCTGTCGAAGTCATTTGGAACCTTTAAAGCCTTATCGGAATTGTCGCTTGATGTGGAATCCGGCGAGTTTCTGACACTGCTGGGACCATCGGGATGTGGCAAGACCACACTCCTTAAACTCATCTCCGGATTTCTCGATCCGACCAGTGGAAGCATCAGCATTGATGGCAAGGATGTCACCAATGTGCCGCCTGAAGCACGAGACACTGCCCTGTGCTTTCAGTCCTATGCGCTATTCCCGCACCTCAGTGTGCGCGCTAATCTTGAATTCGGGCTGCGCCAGAAGAAACTGCCTGCAAAGGAAAGAGAAGAGCGCGTTGCAGATGTCGCAGCAAAGCTCGACCTTGAAAAACAGATGGATCGCCTGCCTAATCAGCTCTCGGGTGGACAGCAACAGCGCGTCTCCCTTGGCCGTGCGTTGGTCATGCGGCCAAGTGTCATTCTGTTTGATGAGCCTCTCTCGAACCTCGACGCAAAATTGCGCGATCAGGTGCGCATAGAGATTCGCCGCATTCAAAAGGAATATGGCCTTACTGCCATCTATGTCACCCATGATCAGGCTGAAGCTCTGGCGATGTCTGACAGGATTGTCGTGCTCAATGAAGGCCGCATGGAACAGATCGACACGCCAGAGACGATCTATTCCCGACCCCGCACCGGCTTCGTCGCGGATTTCATCGGTGACGCGAATGTGGTTGAGGGTGTTGTCGGCAAAATGCTCAAGGCCGGTCAATGGGAAGTCAGTACACCAGTCGGCCCGGTAGTGCTTGAAAGTGACTGGCTCGACAAGGATCGGCCTCTCTGTCTTGGCTGGCGTCCAGAAAAGGTCGTGCTTGGCGAAGGATCCCTCACCGGAATTGTCCAGAACAGAGCCTTTCAGGGACATTATACGGATCTGATGATCAACACCGACGGCTATGTCCACCGGGTACAAGTAACCGAAAGCTCTGCAAAAGAAGGGGATGCGGTTCAGTTCAACATCCCGACAGAGCACATCATCATTCTGGAGGCCGGGTCATGA
- a CDS encoding ROK family transcriptional regulator, which translates to MPDLLGPSERKVMAAIKHAGPIARSEITRQTELAQQTVHRIVDSLEHHGFLQFGEAVIAGRGKPSPMVSIDPSRYASIGVSISTDHVRLCLLDLSGKPVAQETAPLAASRPEQVIELVRQKVMEWRKQEIVERTIIGIGISMQGFRTGPDDLFQPPELLSAWQDLPLEAYLSKELALPAFAENNATASALAEYYLGAGQGCNTLTYLSFNHGFGAGIYSGNRPFLGGHGNAGEIGALYLPDELDKRPALSGLLRTLNGKGMRLDGVMDMTSRFDDSWPGVAEWLELVKPQLHLALRALQATVDPEAIFFGGEAPDALRLLFVEAAKGAFRDKRLPRPSLIVSALPGDPAHLGAGLLPLHQLVF; encoded by the coding sequence GTGCCAGACCTGTTAGGCCCGAGCGAACGCAAGGTCATGGCCGCAATCAAGCATGCGGGACCGATCGCCCGATCCGAGATCACGCGACAGACCGAGTTGGCGCAGCAGACCGTTCATCGCATTGTCGATAGTCTGGAGCATCACGGCTTTCTCCAGTTTGGTGAAGCGGTGATTGCCGGGCGCGGCAAGCCAAGCCCGATGGTGTCAATCGACCCATCCAGATATGCATCAATCGGCGTTTCAATCAGCACCGACCACGTGAGGCTCTGTCTGCTTGATCTGTCTGGTAAGCCTGTGGCGCAAGAGACCGCTCCGCTTGCCGCCTCAAGGCCCGAACAGGTGATCGAACTGGTTCGCCAGAAAGTCATGGAATGGCGCAAGCAGGAGATTGTCGAGAGGACTATCATCGGCATCGGAATCTCCATGCAAGGGTTTCGCACGGGGCCGGATGATCTGTTCCAACCGCCCGAGCTTTTGTCGGCATGGCAGGATTTGCCACTTGAAGCCTATCTCTCCAAAGAGCTAGCCCTTCCGGCATTTGCGGAAAATAACGCAACGGCCAGTGCGCTCGCAGAGTATTATCTGGGGGCTGGGCAGGGATGCAATACACTCACCTATCTCTCGTTCAACCACGGCTTCGGGGCTGGTATTTACTCTGGAAATCGCCCCTTTCTGGGCGGGCATGGCAATGCGGGGGAGATTGGGGCCCTCTATCTTCCCGATGAGCTGGACAAGCGCCCGGCCCTTTCTGGCCTGTTGCGAACCCTCAATGGTAAGGGAATGCGGCTTGATGGCGTGATGGACATGACCTCACGCTTTGATGACAGTTGGCCCGGCGTGGCGGAATGGCTCGAGTTGGTCAAGCCGCAACTGCATCTGGCGCTCCGAGCGCTACAGGCGACGGTTGATCCGGAGGCCATCTTTTTTGGCGGGGAAGCTCCGGACGCTCTGCGGCTTCTTTTCGTGGAAGCGGCAAAAGGAGCGTTTCGTGATAAACGCCTGCCGCGCCCGTCGCTCATTGTCAGTGCACTACCGGGAGATCCAGCTCACCTCGGAGCAGGATTGCTGCCACTGCATCAGCTCGTCTTCTGA
- a CDS encoding aminoglycoside phosphotransferase family protein has translation MMKQPDEIAVNEAFVARLIEEQVPQWSGLLLRRIPSSGTDNTIFRLGDHLSVRVPRRPSAIALLSKELEWLPQLNGLPLATPFLRYKGHTECGFDFGIFDWMEGENAAPERIADWQRAARDLADFLKALHLKSRSGAPLAGAINNRRGIAIGGLTDVTIPAIHAVSDEIDVAQATSLWQAACETEFHKPPVWLHGDLKADNLIAKEGQLVGVIDWGLSAVGDPAADYAAAWSWIAPEARDAFLDRLDLDHSDRTRAKGWALYGAVIALSYYRNGKNEALCRQSRLTLSRLKLRL, from the coding sequence ATGATGAAACAGCCCGATGAAATTGCAGTGAACGAGGCATTTGTCGCTCGCTTGATCGAAGAACAGGTGCCGCAGTGGTCGGGCCTTTTGCTTCGCCGCATACCCTCGTCCGGAACAGACAACACCATTTTTAGATTGGGAGATCATCTCTCGGTCAGAGTGCCGCGTCGACCTTCTGCCATTGCTCTTCTATCAAAGGAGCTGGAATGGCTTCCTCAGCTAAACGGCCTTCCTCTGGCGACCCCGTTTCTTAGGTACAAAGGGCATACAGAATGCGGCTTCGATTTCGGTATCTTTGATTGGATGGAGGGCGAAAATGCCGCACCCGAGCGCATCGCTGACTGGCAGAGAGCAGCCCGAGACCTAGCTGATTTCCTCAAGGCATTGCATCTCAAAAGCAGATCCGGAGCCCCGCTCGCAGGTGCTATCAACAATCGGCGAGGGATCGCGATTGGTGGTCTGACAGATGTTACCATTCCAGCGATCCATGCTGTTTCCGATGAGATCGACGTAGCGCAAGCAACGTCACTTTGGCAGGCTGCATGTGAGACTGAATTCCACAAACCGCCGGTTTGGCTACATGGCGATCTGAAAGCCGATAATCTGATAGCAAAAGAAGGCCAACTTGTCGGTGTAATTGACTGGGGGTTATCAGCGGTCGGAGATCCCGCCGCTGATTATGCAGCTGCGTGGTCTTGGATCGCTCCAGAGGCTCGGGACGCGTTCCTGGACCGTCTCGATCTTGATCATTCGGACAGAACAAGAGCAAAAGGTTGGGCGCTTTATGGAGCAGTCATCGCACTGAGCTACTATCGCAACGGGAAGAATGAAGCCCTATGTCGTCAATCTCGATTGACGCTCTCCAGACTGAAGTTGCGGCTTTAG
- a CDS encoding GntR family transcriptional regulator, with product MSKQETKYSQALDTIRRSICLANSDEEMILRETSLAEDFGMSRTPIRQILQRLAYEGLVETRSGVGNVVVPLLPEHRARDFLTHKGILQAALLFDLPDLTIGQHSEIVAAAAMADLFKDDDLNTLYDIRNRLHFIMSGLMPDPIISNAFSVSHWRTIRRHAGDFSANPTVAGDNLRALVEQVAGYEAQNATDLFKRFIMAECPD from the coding sequence GTGAGTAAGCAGGAAACCAAATACAGCCAAGCCCTTGATACAATTCGCCGTTCCATTTGCCTTGCGAACAGCGACGAGGAGATGATCCTCAGGGAAACCTCTCTGGCCGAAGACTTCGGCATGTCGCGAACGCCCATCCGCCAGATCTTGCAGCGTCTTGCCTATGAAGGTCTGGTGGAAACACGCAGCGGCGTGGGCAATGTGGTCGTTCCGCTGCTGCCCGAGCATCGCGCGCGGGACTTTCTGACTCATAAAGGAATTTTGCAGGCGGCGCTGTTGTTTGACTTGCCAGACCTGACCATTGGCCAGCATTCAGAGATTGTTGCCGCCGCCGCAATGGCCGATCTTTTCAAGGATGACGATTTGAACACACTGTACGACATCAGAAATCGGCTGCATTTCATCATGTCCGGCCTGATGCCGGACCCGATCATCTCGAACGCCTTCTCCGTCAGCCATTGGCGGACCATCCGGCGGCACGCTGGTGACTTTTCCGCCAATCCGACTGTGGCGGGCGACAATCTACGCGCACTCGTCGAGCAGGTTGCTGGCTACGAGGCGCAGAATGCAACGGATCTCTTCAAGCGCTTCATCATGGCTGAATGCCCGGATTGA